TCTATAGTCAGTACTTTACCTTGGGATGCCAGCCAGCCGAAGAAAGCAATTTTGATGGGAGattgctcctccaaatgctcttccaagggaaggCATTGAAGGTGTGAGGTGTCAAGGCCTTGTAGCATGATCGAATTAAAAATTTCTTGTTTCCTGTATGTGTCAAGACTAATTTGTCCTCCCCTCATGCCCTTTGTTTCAGCACATATAACACACTGTAGAAATAAGTAATTTTCCCACCTTTCAATCCTGGACAGCTTTAGTAAATCTCATAGACCAATGAATGGAATCAATAGTATTGTACATATTGTCAGCCACTGAGGAACCTTGATATGATGCAATCCTATAAAGAGAGGGGAAATCATTTTTCAAAGCAATATCCCCACACCAAATATTGTGCCAAAACTTGATTTGTGTGCCCCTTTCCACCTTAAGCCTATAGTTACCGAGAAAATCATCCCAACCATTCCAGATAAGTTTACAAACTCTCACGCCATAAGCCCCTCTTACTTCCTTagagcaccaacctccccaaaCGCTCCCATATTTGACATCTAGAATATTCCTCCAAAGAGCATCTCCCTCTTGATGATAATGCCATAACCATTTTCCAAGAAGTGTTTTGTTGAAGGTTTTCAATTTTCTTACGCCTAACCCATTGCAAGACAAAGGGGTGCATACTTTATCCCATTTAATCAAGTGAAATTTTTTTGCATCCTCTATCCCATCCCATAAGAAATCATGAAACATCTTCTTCAGTCTATTTGTCACCCCTGCAGACACAGGAAATAAAGAAATGAAGTACGTTGGGAGATTAGATAACATACTTTTAATAAGTGTGATATTCTAGCCCTTAGAGAAGTAAATTTTCTTCCAACCCGCCAGCTTgccttcaattttctcaacaattcctTCCCACATTACCTTAGATTTATAATGGGCCCTCAAAGGAAGTCCAAGGTATTTCATAGGTAAGGATGAAACTTTGCAGTCCAAGATGGTAGCCATTTCACTTAAGTTATTGATCGAACCAACAGGAACTGCTTCCGACTTTGATAAATTCACCTTAAGGCCAAATACAACTTCAATGCAAAGTAGAAGTGCTATTAGAGAGAAAATTTGATCTAGATCCAGATCACAAAAAATCAACGTATCATTAGTGAAAAGAAGATGGGAGACTGTCAAGCTTCCATGCCAGGAGCTACTCACCAAGAAACCTGAGATGAAACCTCTATCCACCACCCCTTCCAACATTCTATTAAGCACATCCAtgactagaataaataaaagggGAAAAAGTGGATCCTCTTGTCTCAAACCCCAAGAACTGTTGAAGAAGCCTTCGGGAGTGCCATTGACCAAGATAGAGAATCTGATGATTGTAATACAATGCTTTATCCACTGACACTATCTTTCACCAAAGTTGTACCTATCAAGTATATACAACAAGAAatcccaattcacatgatcaaatgccttttccatatccaatttacacaagatACCTAGAATACCAGCTTTGACTCTACTCTCTAGGCATTTATTGGCAATGAGGACTAAGTCTATTATTTGTCTTCCtttcacaaaggcattttgggaCTTCAATATGATCTTTCACATGACTTCACTCAACCGCTTCGCTAGCACTTAAGAAATGATCTTATACCCCCCACTCACCAAGCTTATGGGATGGGAATCATGCACTTCCATCGACCTCGCCCTCTTGGGAATAAGAGCAATGAAAGAGACATTAAggctcttctcaaatttcataaaagagtgaaattcaaTAAAAACTTTCATTAGATCCTCCTTGACAATGTCCCAACAAGCTTTAAAAAAAGCCATTGGAAAGCCATGTAGTCTCGGTGCTTTATATTTGTGCATACCTTTTAGCACGCCAAGCACCTTGCCTTCTTTgaaaggcctctccaaccaaaatcctcttacatagaaaaatcatatctttgaaactaatattaaatatcttctaaataatattctaacatgaaaataagagacttaggattatcatataaaaatatcaaaacctttagagtaagatcaaacctcgaaatattcaaattttctctaaataaaaactgtttttccatttccagttttcaagtttctagatctaagaaaatctatcatcaaaagatttattcatacaacaaaacctcaatgaccactcttaaacacattctaaaaacactccatgcaatttttggaccaagatatgtccattagcttggtcaaaaactccaaaacataacatactctccagtttcacgcccaaaatgacctttccatggttaaaaatacttttgaccaaccaaatgaccatataatgatacgaataatatatctacagaaACTATACGCAAAGAGGAACAACTGTTATGAAGGATttatcatgtgaaaatacttacaaagggtcaaaATGCTCTACGaaaaaagacccaaaaatctgcccgagagagctcttttgggtttctctctaagaacagggtgaagaagtgatgaaatgaaaggaagtgtgtcttgcacgactcaagacttctgtagggggaagatatggatttgaatgacccttgattggaggtgcctatgtgacataaagtggagaatagtgaggggcaaaggactACCTGCAAAAGCTGTGAGGAATGGAGGTTGATGATGTGGGTTTCttcatctcatcaaggcactattgagAGCAGCCAAGGGCAATGGATGGTCTGCTATGTGGGGGagcaaactttttcaaaactttttgccaaggtggccaaattcatgggccttggtgggcctcaaccaagtgggcttcaatttggggtttaaatggGGTTTAGTTAGGGCTTGAGATACTATCAagtccaaatccaatttttcttgacccaatcaaatttacaaggtttaaaaggttggataatgatgtcataacaagaatttgagaaattaatatcatgtggaagtgatttaatcaagtaattaaatacaatgtcagaaattggatcaaaaagggtctGAAGGCCAAAGTttagggaaaccgtttaggattTGGGTTTTAACCAagtttttggagtttcaattggattctaaccatttaggatttcattAGGATTGAAactctctttgatctggctcaatttggttgatcagatgaaaaaaaattttgcttaggtggcatgatctcactcattgatttccttcacaaatctatCTAATGGTTCATTTTTgtaccaagtgtctaatactatacactatgtgtggctaagatcttacaaagtgtccaaataaaacttctctaacttaatttggatatttcacactgtaattttgaaaatattgcacttagtacgcttatccaagttactattcactccaaagaaatgcataataaacttagtattgaaaaattctaaatattcatattaacctacagtgaaaattgtttaccaaaactcaacctagaagtgcccctaaaactaaattcacagtttcgaataGGTATTTCATCTGAATtaagaaaatgagttattgtaccataaaatcctaaataaccaactgagtctagtggcgcagACCATAACATATTTTAACACTTCTAATtacttcaaataattaaaatcgcatttatgccaccatagtgagtgataacaccaACTATGtagacagactaaaacctatgcgattagttgattcagaaaacttacagagttttcacgagatttctaaagtctatagaaatttcaccattgaatttttagcgggTTGTTACACCTAAGTCAATAGCTAGTATCCGTAATTGAATCTGAGCGGATAACCTCCAAGATTGCCGAGTTTCAGACCAGACCAGAAAAAGATCTAGTTTGGATACACTCCATTACAAATATAGCTATTTTGTCGTTAATTATATTGAGCAATTGGTTACCATAAAGCTTGACTTGAGTTATCATTTGGGTTAACTTTTATAGGAAAATATCGTTTCCCTTATGTGGTTCTATTTAGTGTACTTAGACAACACTAATAATTAGAGGAGTCGGGCGTTGCTGCCATATGGAGTTCTTTGGGTATACTGCCAATATCTTTGAGATGTTATCAAGGGAGTGCCTATTTGTTAATTAGAAAAAgtgttattttttactatttattcttTCTATAGATGGTGTTCATGCAAATCAGTCCATGGTAGGAGCCATTTTGAAGTGGCCAACATCCAGAATCTTTATATTTTCCTGCCATATTTGCGTTGGTCTATCTTCTCAAAGTAGTCCACCACTATTAATGTGGAATCTATCAACTCGACATTATCAAACTCGAATCTCTCTGCATCATAGTTATTATTCATCACCTAGATGTAGAAGTGGCAATTCAAGTTTAGGCGCTGTGTTAAGGGCTTGTGCGTGTCTGTCGTAATAAGTTATGAGTATTCGAAATGAGTTAGCCCATCCTAACTCATTTAACCAAACGGGTCAAACCCTTCAAATCTAACATGATTCATATAAATAACGGGTGATACAACATAACTCACATAAGCTATTTAATGATCAACTCTTTTTGAGTTAATCAGACATGACTTGTTTCATATAAACGGATTAAGCTGACTCGTATATTTATTTAAACAAGTTAACATAATTTCATGTATAAGACGATAATAACTACGTAAATTATTCACAATTACAACTAagtttatcataaagtattttaTGATCAATATCCAAACGAATAatatacaagaaaattaatatctctgaaaaatagaaatatatattataaaaaaaattaatggttTAAGATATGAAGTagtcaaattctaatattaatattacatttcCTCTATacaaataaagatatatatccAATTAAGTTAATGTgtgcttaattttattttatttttaccaagAGGTacaaattacacaaaaatttcaaaatagggCCCAAGTTGCTCTAACCTCAAGATTTTTTAACGTAAACGAGAAACGCTTTAGGGTTTAAACGAGGGAAGTATtgataattacacaaaacttcaATAAATTTAAAGGCTAGCTAGAGTCTCTCTACACCAAAGTTTTAAAATCTGTTTTGTTCCAATCGGAACGGTCGAAGCTTTTCGTACCAAAATACTAACCGACATGGGGTAGGTTTGTGTTTCGCACTAGGTTAAATCCCGGCCGGATTCCAACATTTTGGTCAGAATGGTTATTTCGGTCCAATTAATATGAACGCCTGAATGAAGATGAATCAATGGTCCTTTTGTAAATCAGCTGAAAAATCAGggacaaaatgatatttttatgccCTAGTCAACTACCCTATTTTCTCCTGAGTAATACTACATGCAGTCGTGGAGTACATAAGCATTGCAcaatccttttgaaaaaaagtgtggttcattattaaaaaaaattaattttttatcatgtgGGTCTccatatttacttacttttttcaaagagattgcATGGTGCTTGCACATTctacgactacaaatatcatttattttttctccccCTTACCATGTAAAATCTCCTTCTAAAAATTCCCAAAAGGCTAAAAGCCTTGAAGCAATGTAAGCATGCATCTCTTTcatgttttttatttgttctccTTAACatttgtgcaattttttttttttcttttgtgcaAATTTCTAACATTCTCTTTCGTGCAAATTTCTAAAAATGTGTATGTAACATTTTGTTCTCATGTTGAGTTGGGAAGCAATATCAGCTTTGTGTTCTGGTTAACAAACTTCACACTTTATTCAATTCCATTTAGCTTGGTGTTATGAAATTTTGAGTTTCTTAAGTATGTATGTTTTTAAGACTTGTATTGATGTTGTTTTggaatatagtttatatatacaatttatccATTTAATGTCTATCCCAAAACAGTACATAGAAATGTATTGGTACCAAAATATTCTGTTCTAGTTCCTCCACTAGaaaagatttcaaaactttgcatCCATGCAAGGATCAAAGCCGCACGGAGCTTTATACAGAAATTCCTAATTGAAGACCTAGAAGCTAACTTATTCCTATTCACCTTTCAATCTTTACAAGATAAGTAACGACTTCTCAACCAAGTCCCATGGAATTTCAAAGAACATTTGCTAATACTCAAATCGTGGCCTCCAAGCTCCACTTTGCAAGAGATTTGATTGAACCATCAATCTTTCTACATACACATTCATGGCCTCCCACTAGACTACGTGATACAAGAAAAAGCAACAAAGATTGGAAAGGCCCTGGGTAATCTAATTGAGGTTGAAAAAGACTCCGATTCGGAATCATTTGTAGGAAATTCATTAGGATCAAAGTGGAAATTGATATTACCAATCCATTGCAGCAAGTTTTCGCTCTTCCTAGCGATTACAACATTGATACGTGGGTGGCGTTCAAATATGAAAGACTATAGGATTTCTACTATGCTTGCGACAGATTGGGTTGTTCTCAAATACTCTACACATTCCTCAAATCAATCTCAACTAATATATCATACAAACCATGGATAGGAGCTGAAAATCCCAACTTGAACCACTCTCAAGCAATCCCAACAACCCCTCTATTCCTGAGGCAAGAAGCAGAACTACACCCACCCCCCATCCCTCGACTCCCACTAACACCACATATCATACTTGTTCCAATCATCCACAACTCAGAGTATGtctcctataaaaaaaaaaaccttgcaaTTGATGAATCACCATCACTCTACACGAAATGAAAAGGGGAAAGGATACTGGTGGAAGAGTTAACTAAAACTCAGAGGAAGAACAACAAAGAACCCCAAAGGTTGGAACTTACTTGTGAAAGAAGCCCTAAAATTTTCGACACCATGGAAACCTCAATGCAACAAGGAAGCCCACAAGACAGAAGGATGTAGATTAATTTTCTTCAATCTGAGGCCAAGATCTATAGTGGCATGGCTTCAATCCTCCAAGCATTAACCTGTCGACACCTACCCCACCCAAACCGATTAGAGAGGGAATcaataattttactattaatgCAATCCCATCATCAGCTAAGACAAGATTGCAACTCCTATCACCAGGGGAAATTATTCCCTCAAGGCTCTGACAGAAGTGGCGTATCAGGAGGGATCCCTCCCTTCAATAGCAGAAAATCAAATGAAGAAAGCCCCTTATCACTCTCAGTGGAGACAACTCTAGTCAGCAATGCAGGGCTTCAATGCACAGCAAATTAAGCCAAACAATACTTAGCCCTTTAGAGTGAGCCTAACTACCCCTTCTCTCATTTTATATTGTGAGGCGCATTTAGGAGTAATCAAGCCCAATTAGCCTCGAGTACTAAATTAAGTGTCCCATAAATCATAAATCTATAGATCCTAACCACTCCCACTACTGATGCCCCCATCAACGCTGATAGCCCAACATAAGTGATAGAGTCCACCCCCCAACTCTTGACAAATTCCGAAACAATTAAAAGTCTAAGCCCACCAATGCAAGCCTCTCATGACCAGCaaccattgaaaaaaaaaatacaaaaaagccACCCTTTTGTGTGGAGAAAAATCAGAGTCTCTAGAACCCAACTAGATGACTCAGATATGGCCATTATGCTTTTGGAACTGGAAGCTAACTCTaaggagaaaataaagaaatacaaAGAGCAATCAAGGGCCACCTTGTACTTCAAATCCCATTCACCTGTgtccaaaatatcaaaaaaagctAATAAGGCAAGCTAAAAATTGCCTCCCCTAGCCATATGAAGAACTGGTTTGGAATTACAAGGGATTGACCTGACCCAGAGTTATCAGATCTCTAAGGTCCAATATTAGGAAATATAATCAGGATATTATCTTTCTATTGAAAAGCATGGTGCTTACAGAACACACCTCATTGTAAATAGTATTAGTTTTCACGATTTTGTAAATTTTCTAACCTTAGGGAACAAAGGAGACCTTTTACTTGTATGGTGACCAGGTGTAGAGATGGTGGAGGgttgaaaattttaatggaaagtgaAGACTTAGGTTGCATTTAGATGCTGAGATAAACTGAGACGAGTTGAGTTCATTGTGAATACTAGCAAGTTGAGATGGTAAAGTAACTTTGTGGATCttatttaaaatgagtttagatgtgttggatgttaagatgagtttaggtGTGTTtatggaaaattgaaaaaggtaTGGGTCCCACCAATGATTGAAAAGTTGTTGTAATGattgaataattaattaatttaaatctgttagtaataaataacaaaaataaacataaattcccccaatgcatgtaaaaaataattttccactattttttggtaaattttttcttactcaaaatttataaaaatattttaaaataattatcaataaaaacacaacaaaatcATGCTCACATTTTATCCCAATATTTGTGTTGGCTGTTAGTTGTGacacgatttttttttaattccactGACATTACCATTCCAAATGGCATAAAGATGGCATAGAAAGTCTATTAGCATTATAGACTcattggagaagaagaaggatgagagagagagagagagagagagagagagagagagagatgttgagAGAGGTGTTGTAGGGAAACcatgagaaagaaagagacaaTGTGAGGAATCTCTTACTAATTTGGTAGTGACATGTTCTATCATGGAACAATGTAAAAGTAGTTGAGTTATGTCCATCTAGGTGAGTTTTGCGTATTTGGTTAGGAGAGGTTTAAAATTGAACTCAACTGAAATGAGTTGAGAGTAGTCAATGATGCAAACATAGTCCTAATTGACATCAGATACACAGGCCCATCATTTACGTGGACAAATAACAGATAAGGTAGAGCACTCATCTGAGAGAGATTGGATCAGGGCATTGTAAATCAATAATGAAGACTGATATTCCCTGATGCCTCACTCCAACATCTAACCTCCTCCACTTCGAATCATCATCCTCTACTACTAAACACAAGAGTTCAACAAAATTGGCctcattcttttaaatttgaagaattctaGATCCATGAGCCACTTAGTCAAATGATAATCCAAGAAGCATGGAGCAGGCAATTTAGAGAAACCCCTGCTTACATTTTATGCAAAAAAATCAAGGCCACCAAATATACTCTTAAACATTGGAACAAAGTCTACTTTAGGAAAACCCAGGTCAACATTCAAAAAATAGAAAGTGAGATCCTTGAAATACAATGTCTCACTCTTAGAACCAGATAAGGGAACAACAGTTCCATCACAACCTCTAGATACTACTGAAAAATGAAGAAGCCTTATGGTGTCCAAAACCCAAATCTCTTGGTTAACAACCACGGATCTTAACACCAAATTCTATCATTTATCAACAGTAATCAGAAGACGTAGAAGTGCGATCGACTCCATGAAACTAGGCCTAGGTAATTGGTCGATGGACCAATCTTAACAAAAtccacttttatttattatttctagaccatacttaaaaaaaaaaaaattatttccagACCATATTTGCTACCTCAAATCCAATTGCCTTGGGCCATCtttaaaatctttttgaaaggaaaattccAAATCAAGATAATGAACTTCTTAGTGCTCTACCTAGTGAAGACAAAATTTTTGCAGCACTATAACAAATTTTGAATCAAAAAGCCCTAGGCCCAGATGGAATGACCACTCTTTTTTACAGACACTATTGGAACAATATCAAGAGTGAAGTCATCAAAGCAGTGCACAATTTCTTCCAAAGTGGTAAATTACTTAAACAAATGAACCACACAAATATTGTAGTCATCCCAAAAATTCACATCCCTAGTCAAAACTAGCATTATCGCCCAATTAGCTTAGCAAGTGTCATCTAcaaaatcatcatcaaaattctgGTAAACAGGCTCAAGACTACCCTTCCCCACTTCATATGACTTTTGTCCCTTGCAGAAACGTAAAAGGAAACATGATGATTGCCCGTGAGCCATTTCACAACCTGAAAAAAAATAGGGAAAAAAGGACTGATGGCAATAAAGtttgacatggaaaaggctttcgATTATGTAGGATGAAGACTTTTGTTCAAAGTGATGGAAGTTATAGGATACAACACCATCTAGATAAACCTTATAAGAGAATGTATAACGATTGTATCTTTCTATAGAGAAACAAGAAAGCCAAGAGTGACTGATTTGAATGTAGTGACTCACACACATCTCATTTACAAggcaagtatatatatatatatacgtttgAAAGGCTTGGgttaagcaaaaaaaaaaagctatccTATAACTACCCAATAAGAATACATCTACAACTATGAGCTGTACAATTTACACTTTAAGTATTTGATATTGCAGAGTCAAATTTGCAGGAATTTGTAGCTTGAGTTGCTGTGCTAGATTGCTTGATTTTGGGAGGAATTGTAGCTTTCCTTATATTCCCCCGCAAGATGGAGGTGCCATCAGTAACTCTAATCTTGGAACGTAAATTCTGAAATCTTTGCCATGACAGGGGCTTCGTTAGTAGATTTGCAAGCTGGTCTAAGGTGTAAACATGATTGATAGTTATACAACCCTTCTTGACAAGATCATAGACAAATAAGAGATCAATTTCAATGTGCTTCATGCATGTATGTTGAACAGGATTTAAGCTGAATTGAGTAGCTCCAATGTTTTCCCATAAGACTTATGGGGATTGCATGAGTTTTATATAGAGTTCATTGAGGAGGGAATAAAGCCAAACTGTTCAGATGTTGCTGTAGCTAATGCTCAAAATTCAACTTCTATTGATGATCTTGATATAGCTTTTTGTTTGCGAGCAGACCATGAAATTGGGTTTGATCCAAGAAATGTGATGAATGTTGTTGTTGAGACTCTTGTATTAGTGTTGGCAACCTAGTCAACATCAACATATGTGACTAGTTTTAAGAGATTGTTCTGCTGGATGAGGTTACGATGGAACAATGTGTTCTTGAGGTATCTTAAGAGTCTTTTGGCTACAATCCAATGAAAATCTGTCGATTTGTGCATGAATTGTGATAGCCAGTTGACTGTAAAAGCAATGTTAGGCCTGGTTAGGCATAGATATTGCATTGCTCTAATTATTCTTCGATATTCACTGCTATCTGCAGGTTCGGATTCATCATTTAGAGAAAGCTACTTGCTTGTTAACATAGGTGTTTGAATTTCTTTTGCCCCATCCATTGAAGTCTTGTTGAGAAAATCTCAAATGTATTTGTGGTGTGAAATAAAGACATCTTTTGGGATAGGAACAACTTCAATACCCAGAAAAAAGTGTAGATTTCCCATGTCTTTAATAGAGAATTTGCTgctgattttttctttcttttttttttttttttttttttttttttaatgcttgtAACAAACGTCGAtgtattttctattataattatgtcatcaacatacacaagACAATAGCATAAGACATtgttagatgaaaaaaaatgaatagagATATGTCTATAGTTGAGTGCACAAAGTCGAAGCTGAGTAGTGCATCTCGAAGTGCCTTGTACCATTGTTGAGGGGCCTCTTTCAAGCCATAGatgcttcttttttcttttcttttttttttttttataattttcaaacaaaatgtgACTTGGATTTGTCTTCAAAGCCTGGAGGTTGATGCATAAACACTATTTTATCAAGCCTgccatgaagaaatgcattaTTGATGTCGAGTTGCCGAAGTGACCATCCATTCATTACAAAAATCCAGAGTATCAGCCTAATTGTTGCTGGTTTTACAACTGGACTGAATGTCTGGGAGTAATCTATGCCTGGTCTTTGGTGGAACCCTTTAGCAACTAAGTGTGCTTTGTGTCTACTGATGGTTCCATCTAGATTCCTATTGATCTGAAACACAAACTTGCAGCCTACAAGGTTTTGTCTAGACACAGGTGGAACAAGATCCCAAGTTCCATGATTAAGCAATGCTGTAATTTCTTCAGACATGGCTCTGCACCAAAGTGGATTTTTTAGACCTTGACTAATGCAAGTGGGTTCAGTCGATTTAGGTAATGGGTGTTTGGTGGCGATATGAATTTGTTTTGGATAGAAAATGTTGTTCATGGACTTAGTAGTCATGCTATGAGTCCTTTGAGAAACAACATAGGGTGGAGAATTTACCTGATGTGTTGAGGTGGTTGCTAGATTGTCTAGAATCAGAGGATGAGAAGATCTCTCTTCTTGAGGTGGTGTGATACTTGGCACTGGTGGAAGTTGGGTGTCTGGTAGTTTAAGTTGCAGTAGAGTTCCAAAAAAGTAGAAAGTTGATTCGGGTACTTGGGACTCTGGAGTTGCCTGTTTTTGAGATGCAGGATATAAATTCTCATCGAAGGTTACATGTCAAGAGACATATAGACGCTAAGTTGGTGTATGAAAACAAAGGTAGGCACTTTGTGTAGTCGAGTAACCCATAAACACACACGGGACAAATTTGGGTCCAAGCTTCTTGTTGTTGTAAGGCTTGTGCCACGGGAAACATAAACAACCAAAGGATCTTAGTTTGAGATAATTTGGTGTTCCATTGAACAAGCTTTGAAAAGGAGATTTATGGTTAAGAATAGGAGATGGCAACCTATTTATGAGGTACGTGGCTGCAGCAAAGGCATAAGACCAGAATTTAGAATGAAGACCTACCTGACTGAGGAGAGTTTTTCCTGTTCAACAATGTGTCTATGGCATCGCTCTGAGACTCTATTTTGTTGAGAAGTGTGAGGTGCTATGGCATAATGGGTGATGCCATGAAGTATGAGAAAAGATTGAAGTGCAATGAATTTTCCTCCGTTGTCAGAATATAGATTCTTGATTTTAGCATTGAACCGATTTTCAACCATTttgtgaaattgaggaaaagTAATTCTCACATCAGATTTATTTTGTAGAGGGAAAAATCAAGCATATTTGATGAAATGATCAATAAAGATCACATAATATTTGTGACCTTGAA
The genomic region above belongs to Carya illinoinensis cultivar Pawnee chromosome 4, C.illinoinensisPawnee_v1, whole genome shotgun sequence and contains:
- the LOC122306358 gene encoding uncharacterized protein LOC122306358, which translates into the protein MDVLNRMLEGVVDRGFISGFLVSSSWHGSLTVSHLLFTNDTLIFCDLDLDQIFSLIALLLCIEVVFGLKVNLSKSEAVPVGSINNLSEMATILDCKVSSLPMKYLGLPLRAHYKSKVMWEGIVEKIEGVTNRLKKMFHDFLWDGIEDAKKFHLIKWDKVCTPLSCNGLGVRKLKTFNKTLLGKWLWHYHQEGDALWRNILDVKYGSVWGGWCSKEVRGAYGVRVCKLIWNGWDDFLGNYRLKVERGTQIKFWHNIWCGDIALKNDFPSLYRIASYQGSSVADNMYNTIDSIHWSMRFTKAVQD